The Edaphobacter flagellatus sequence ATCGGTTACATGGAGGGCGGCAAGTCAGCGTTGTGGGTGGATGAAGATATTGCCGATACGCTTTCGTCGAAGGCAGTCCGGTTTATCGAGAAGCACAAAGACGAACCCTTCTTCCTTTACTATCCGGTCCACGACATTCATGTTCCGCGCATGCCGAATCCGCGCTTTGTTGGTAAGACCAGTATGGGGCCGCGCGGCGATGCGATCGCTGAGCTTGACTGGTGTGTGGGTCAGGTTCTGGCAACGCTTAAGAAAAATGGGCTTGAGGAAAACACGATTGTGATCTTCTCGAGCGATAACGGCCCTGTCGTTGACGACGGCTATCAGGACGAAGCAGTTGCGCGTCTGGGTTCGCATCGGCCTGCGGGCATCTATCGCGGAGGCAAGTACAGCAACTTCGATGGCGGCACGCGTGTGCCTTTCATCATTCGATGGCCTGACCACATCAAGCCGAAGACGACAACGAACGCGCTGGTCGATCAGATCGATCTGATTGCATCCTTCGCATCGCTGACGGGTCAGAAGCTGGCAACGAACGATGCTCCCGACAGCATGGATATTCTTCCTGCGCTGCTTGGTCGCTCGCATACGGCGCGCCAATCTCTCGTTGAAGAGGCTGGAGTGCTATCGCTGGTCGAAGGCGACTGGAAATTGATACGGCCCAGCAATAAGCCTGCCTACGACCAATATACAAATACCGAACTTGGAAACGCTCCGCAGCCGCAGTTGTACAATCGCATCAGCGATCCGTCAGAGAAGCATGATGTTGCAGCCGAACATCCTGAAGTGGTGAAGCGTATGCTTGCGGCGTTGAATCAGGTTGAAGCGGCAGGCCGCAGCAGAAACTAATCCACAGTTCTTCTTTCCATCTCAGGCCCGATTCGGCGCATCTAATCTCTATTCCTGACTTTTTGTCTTCGTCACAAACGCGGGGCTTTCCCGCGTTGTATTGCTCTCTTCTCTCAGGCAAACCTGTCACAATAGAGACTAGTTGCCTGGTCGTTTCTATGAGCCTGCCCGCGACGGCAGAAGGAGATTCGCACAATGGCCGCCTCCAGCAGTTTTGAAGCTGTGCTTCCCCAACAGCA is a genomic window containing:
- a CDS encoding sulfatase family protein, producing the protein MSFMNRRQFLGTATAASAATLLGAKKPSAQPNIVLIYADDVGYGDVGCYGATSVHTPNLDTLAAQGLRFTDAHATSATCTPSRYSLLTGQYAWRKPGTGVLPGDAALIIDTDKLTLPALFKRSGYATGVVGKWHLGLGQGDIDWNGEIKPGPLEIGFDYSFIIPATPDRVPCVFVEDHRVVNADPSDPIHISYKAPFPGELTGKEHPELLKMKPSHGHDMAIVDGVSRIGYMEGGKSALWVDEDIADTLSSKAVRFIEKHKDEPFFLYYPVHDIHVPRMPNPRFVGKTSMGPRGDAIAELDWCVGQVLATLKKNGLEENTIVIFSSDNGPVVDDGYQDEAVARLGSHRPAGIYRGGKYSNFDGGTRVPFIIRWPDHIKPKTTTNALVDQIDLIASFASLTGQKLATNDAPDSMDILPALLGRSHTARQSLVEEAGVLSLVEGDWKLIRPSNKPAYDQYTNTELGNAPQPQLYNRISDPSEKHDVAAEHPEVVKRMLAALNQVEAAGRSRN